From the genome of Primulina eburnea isolate SZY01 chromosome 12, ASM2296580v1, whole genome shotgun sequence, one region includes:
- the LOC140807395 gene encoding transcription factor bHLH118-like: MFPLQQRDELVFGAPSTHPGEVILHNQIANHAFPDNDLLTDNNTKESKRKRSDECNVKRVLHRENERHRRQEMANLYASLRTLLPLEYIKGKRSVSDHMQEAVNYIKHMQKRIQELKMRREKRSNFSGTKMASANSNEKLVNRVVVTPGREGVEILISSCCKSFGLGLSGVLQELQARGLNVVSCLSTKENDQRFLHKIHAELIDDLKDIDLPVMQERLLHLIN, from the exons ATGTTTCCTTTACAACAAAGAGATGAGCTGGTTTTCGGAGCCCCTTCCACCCACCCAGGTGAAGTAATCCTACATAATCAGATCGCGAATCACGCTTTTCCTGATAATGATCTTCTTACTGATAATAATACCAAAGAAAGCAAAAGAAAGAGGAGCGATGAATGCAATGTGAAGAGGGTTTTGCACAGAGAAAATGAGCGGCACAGAAGGCAAGAAATGGCTAATCTCTACGCTTCTCTTCGGACCCTTCTGCCTCTCGAGTATATCAAG GGGAAGCGCTCAGTGTCAGATCACATGCAGGAGGCTGTGAATTACATAAAACACATGCAGAAGCGTATCCAAGAACTGAAAATGCGACGAGAAAAGCGATCTAATTTCTCAGGGACAAAAATGGCAAGTGCAAATAGTAACGAAAAATTGGTCAATCGTGTGGTGGTGACTCCGGGCCGGGAAGGAGTGGAGATTCTTATCAGCAGCTGCTGCAAAAGTTTCGGGCTCGGGCTCTCGGGCGTGCTACAGGAGCTTCAGGCCAGAGGCCTAAATGTTGTTTCTTGTCTTTCCACCAAAGAAAATGATCAGAGGTTTCTTCACAAAATCCATGCCGAG TTGATTGATGATCTTAAAGACATTGACTTACCCGTTATGCAAGAAAGACTGCTCCATTTGATTAATTAA